In Mixophyes fleayi isolate aMixFle1 chromosome 4, aMixFle1.hap1, whole genome shotgun sequence, the following proteins share a genomic window:
- the LOC142150392 gene encoding olfactory receptor 5B12-like, with product MDSINMTQLTVFKFSGLTDNGKIAPFLFIFFLHVYIVTIVGNIGMMAVVHNSSNLHTPMYFFLSYLSLVDLLYSSAVTPKMLSDLITMRKIITFNGCALQFFFIAAMAATEALLLSNMSYDRYVAICHPLHYVSIMTKKKCVCLVVLSFSVGFMQSLAQTSCAFSLQFCRSNLIDHFCCDLPPLLRLSCSDTFTCDSVTVFIICSCGIGSLVTILISYTLIVSSILQMKSAKGRQKVFSTCSSHLISVSILYGTVFFIYLRPPTSVFEKRDKVVSVFYTVITPMLNPLIYSLRNQEVKRAVMDAVYKPPRCT from the coding sequence atGGACAGCATAAACATGACACAATTGACAGTGTTTAAGTTTTCTGGACTTACTGACAATGGAAAAATTGCCCCGTTCCTCTTTATATTCTTCTTACATGTTTATATAGTGACCATAGTGGGAAACATCGGCATGATGGCTGTTGTCCATAACAGCTCCAACCTCCACACTCCGATGTACTTCTTCCTGAGTTACCTCTCTCTGGTGGACCTTCTCTATTCCTCAGCTGTAACTCCTAAAATGTTATCTGACCTTATTACCATGAGGAAGATCATCACATTTAATGGCTGTGCCCTTCAGTTCTTCTTCATAGCTGCCATGGCAGCTACTGAGGCTCTTCTTCTCTCGAACATGTCATATGACCGGTATGTTGCTATCTGCCATCCTCTCCACTATGTGTCCATAATGACTAAGAAGAAATGTGTGTGTCTGGTTGTCCTCTCATTCTCTGTTGGCTTCATGCAGTCATTAGCACAGACCAGTTGTGCATTCAGTCTCCAATTTTGCAGGTCAAACCTTATAGACCACTTCTGTTGTGACTTGCCTCCACTGCTCAGATTGTCCTGTTCTGATACCTTCACCTGTGACTCAGTAACTGTTTTCATCATATGTTCTTGTGGTATAGGTTCATTGGTAACAATCTTGATTTCATACACACTCATTGTTTCTTCCATTTTACAAATGAAATCAGCTAAGGGCAGGCAGAAAGTGTTCAGTACATGTTCTTCACATCTCATCTCAGTCTCCATATTATATGGGACTGTTTTCTTCATTTATCTACGACCTCCTACCAGTGTGTTTGAGAAACGAGATAAGGTCGTCTCTGTCTTCTACACAGTAATAACACCAATGCTGAATCCTCTTATTTACAGCCTGAGAAACCAAGAAGTGAAAAGGGCCGTCATGGATGCAGTGTACAAACCCCCCAGATGCACATAG